In Spodoptera frugiperda isolate SF20-4 chromosome 3, AGI-APGP_CSIRO_Sfru_2.0, whole genome shotgun sequence, the genomic window aaaaaaaacacttgtatattttttcactTGTACACTATGGGGCACTGTCAGAGCGTAGTCGTACTTACATGTCGAGTCGACGCGTGCTGTGGTGCGACTGGCGAGAGTCGCGGGAGTTCTCGCGGTGTCGCCTTACCGCCGCGAAAGGAGATGAGGCGCAGCCGTCTCACCCCGCTCCAAGAATACAGTTCATGGGGAAAAGCCTTCGAAAACATCATTTTTTTAACATGATTAAAGGATGCTTCCAAGGCCGTGCCCGATTTAAGTTAACGGGGTCATCagacatacaatattattaatttactgacGTGTTTTATAAGGGTATGCCGTTCAGATATTTGAACGGTTTCTTCTAGAAGAACTAAAATAGACGAGTTTCTTTAGTTTTTCGTAGTAATAGATGCTTTCGAGAATGACTTTGTTACTAATCTTTATTTCTCTGGTTCagaattaaatgattaattaacaatttccGTCAATTTCTTTGTCGTGCAAGTAAAACAGACAGGCGCTGTAATAACAAATATTGACATAATTACACATAATTTGCGAAGTAAATACTTCGTCTCGTCACCTGCTGAACCGATGTTGATAAATAAGGTGTCATTTGGTGAGAAACATTTGGATAGTTCATGTTAAGAGAATTAAAGATAGGAATAAACACTTTTGTCTttgttaaacaatattaatttcttcttcAAGAGAAATTGTTGGCTTTAAATCCTATCTATTGTGGGTACCTATTACAAGTAGGTAACCTGTGTACTTCTATACGTTATAATCTAGGAATACTAAAACTATACTATACCACATATCAGAAGGCGTAAGCAGAAAAGGTTTAATAAAGCATTCAAAGCTTTAGGTTAGtaattaagtgttttttttttttagggtggaaaatcatccaatgtcttctttcgccttgggtgaggcgagagggagtgtcagacttttactgactaaaaaccatcccgttcctactcctgctttctgCTGTAATCCCGGTAACCCCTTAGGATGTCCTATCGTATGATTAAAAGAACACATGTAGGAATTCTTGAATGACAAAACGAAATAAATGCAACAAGAGAAAAATATCTATGTTGTTATACTCCATAACCTAAAGTaggaataattttatgaatgcaAATATATTTGAGAACAAATATTTAGGTGCTTGACTACCTAAGGTAGGTACACATAGGAGACGATTACAGACACTATATTAAGATAAacttattaagttattgaaAAACGGGATGTTCCTGTTTCGttcatattttcaataaattagcATGGTAACaacttattaaaacaataaatatcttCAACCACTTTTACCATCGAAACAtctactgccatactcagagttatttaatgattacctacttaaacaattccttagtaattattttgttccgaaaacaattgctaaggactaggttaaataaccatttaatgactctAAAATACTGCATTTAGATATTATGATTAAGTCTTAAAACAGCATGTATTGTAAATACTTATCAAAAACAATGTGTCATTGAGACATTGGTAGAATACCTACAAGCTAATAACCTGCGTTGTATTTAaggtaaatataggtacatataaccaCAATTGTACCTTGCTCTGAATTCGTCATGTAGTTTGAGCTGATAACATCCTAATGAAGGGAATTTGTTACCGGCTGCTGTACCgaccttgttttatttttatgcagtTATTTTCTGTAGGTCAtcttaataaataagttatacTTAGGTTTAAACAGAGAGGTGGAAGGAGGGTatggaggcctttgccctgcaataggacgatcatggctgaaatctaaatctaaatttaattttacttcattaactttaatttaattgatgcgatgaaaaaaaattaatttatatttttaccatTCGCTAATTTGGCGCCAAACACACACTGGTTTTGAATTTAGAACATGAATAGGGccgcctacaaaaaaaaaataaagcgtaACAAGAATCATAGACAAGACgtcaaaattacttacttaattcaaaactattttataaaactaaaacccACATAGAAACAGCTCCAGGTATTTTTATGACGTGCctaaattataaagaaacaacgttgataaataattaatttcgaaaTAATTCGCTGTCAGTCGATGAGTCAACGCGTGCGTGCCATTTTATGTAAACAGTTGACCCAGATGGGTAAAGGACTGGGTACATGGCTTACCATAGTTCACATTACAATTAAGTGACCTTCACTATAGACATAGCTTGTAACCAGCTTATCTATACATCGAAAACCATTATTGtccaaaattgtttgtttttgtttgtcaattAAATCCTTTTTGGTGTAGTTCATTATGTTTGGAGgtgttttaagaagttattGGCCTAATATAGTCAAGTTCATGGTAACGGGCAGTGGATTAGATACTCTTTTGTTTTGGTATTACATATATTtccgcaacgtcacgccttttatccccgaaggggtaggtaggcagaggtgcacattacggcacttaaagccgctatacaatgtacacccaattttcaacatttgtgttataagtcccatgtaatagggggtgagcctattgccatataatgggcacatttccagactccgagctactactaagaaattttcaggaaaccgaaaaaaaacaataatagacccgagaccccttgtccatcagtcgcacttgcgaccactcgaccaacgaggcagccattacataaattatattgtttaaaactaTAACCATTATAATGATATCATAGATACAATAAGTGTAATGACCGTATCAAGTAAATATGTCTAAATCAAACCTAACCGTCATACATTCATTTATAAGCACCAACGTCAGTGTTTAGTTTAGAAGAAAAACTTACTGTATCACGCGTTTAATATAGAACAACTAACAACTTATTTCAAGGAATTTCCCAACATTAGCGTCATCGGCATTGATTTTGCTCTACTTCTTGTATATTTTTGGTCAATTATAAACCACACGTAGGTAACTTAGACACGTTTTCCTAGAATGCCTTTTAATAAGAAGTACGTTCTTAGTAAGGAGTGATGAACACAGAATCAAAGCTAGGTGATgtttctaacgaattttgttttatagtttcaGCTTTAAACTGAACAACAATAACGAATAAAATGACTTTAGCAAAGAGTACCATAGCTTACAAGTAAAGAAGCAATAGAAACTGGAGGAAGAGAGGAGAAGCTCCGGTGGTGACAAGCTCTATGAAAGACGTGACGCCGTACCTTCTCTAGTACCTCATTATAAAGAGCCTGTGACTCCTCTACATAAAAAGAAGGTTTGTCAAATATGCCTTTAGTAAACTCCTGTGGCAAACGTAGCGACAAATGTCTAACTTAACGTCACCAcacaacatacctacatagcttATATTAACCTACTTAGACCATTTTTTTCCAAACTATCcttcaaaataaaatgctatCAAGAAGTTTAATGCGCTCcattaaataaaactagtttGTAACTAGGCTATCACACTCGCTGAGGAGTAAGCAGTTGGCTCGATATTGCCGCGTGTGCGCCAACGCGACCTGACACACAGACGAGGTCTAGGTTGctaattagataaataaataatgtttctttctttcttgttaataggtacataagtaCGTTAGTCTTCAACTGTTcacctattattttttaataacgcacatttttttacttcctatttttaatattactaccTTCCTTTACCTCTGCCGCATTGTTGAAAACTACCGGGGTACCGGAGTCGCAACAATAATCTGAAACACATTCTTATTTTTTAGTGGGGTTTGGGTGGACGTTCTTATTTTAATCGAGTTTGTGTGAAAATTCTTATTAATTCCGGGAAGTGAGTAGGTTAGAAATGTCTGAGATATAAGGTTTACTGATGTCAAAGAACTTAATGAATTACTACAGTCAGTCTATGTCTTCAGTATTCGCTTGGCACTTTGCACCGTTAATTAAGAACTTAGAAAGAGAAATTGCTACATAAGTACATACTGGATAAACAAAACGGTTAAAAATTTGGAATTCCAATTCGATGCGTGTGCGACGAATTGTGCAACTCTTTTTTGACCCCACTTCCTATTGTGAGTCAAAATGTTCTTCGTTAGTCTGATGAATCACTTCTTTTCGTTAAGAACTCTTATTATGATGATGAACCATATGTCCGCTAAATAAGGCTGACTAGctaaatattacgtaaatacATAATGTGCCTATGTAAGTACAAATATGAGCACTGTATTGAAAATTAGAGAGTTTAAAGTTGTTACTCTTAAGTCTCTTTTATAAATCATTTTGGGGAGTTTTAAAGTTTACTCTAAACTCTCACATCACACACTCTATTTcatataatttcttaaaaaattgttataaatttcatttaatatcaCTATATAAAGCCAATATGAATTCACAGCACACCCAATCTCATCCAAAGTTCACAAAAAgctatcgtttttgacattttgaaaaAGTATTTCGATAAACTATGTAGTAGGAAAATACGCTGTTTGGACTACGGGGATGTGGATGTTCAAGACTCAAGTATTTAAATCATTGGACAGAATTAGCTATTATATCAATATGACGTAGCCACAGGAAAAGTGACGATGAAGCATTGAAGGAACTACATCGTCATTAAGACCATTATGTACATAAAAGGTTTCATTTTCAAGTCTCAAGTTGATCACCCCATCCGATGAGTATTGTTATAATGAGTAGGAACAACAGAGGTAGGCACGTTGCCtcataggtacctaatacctacATCTAAAGCCAACATCATATTCAACttttttcatccaatgacttctcctgccttgggcgagacgagagggagtgtcagactcttactcactaaaaaacGCCcatttcctactcctgcatttttCGGATCCCTttttaaacccgctaggtagtccgcaactccggataaGGCATCAATCCTACTGGGTCAggcctaatattataaactcaaCGAATAGTTTTTGCAACACATAATTAATGAATGCACATTAAACATCCACCCAAATACCAGATGCAACCGAATCTCTTAATCAAACTTTCGTTGCATAATTCACctcaaaagaaaattaatgttgATGCAATGTATTACATATATTTGTACAGATGTCGCTTACATCGCTTTAGGCCATAGGAGGCAGTAGGTCACAGCTCACACGACGAAATACGTTCGTGTCTCGTCATACTACAGATTGTTATTGAATTTACACATCTGTGGctgttattaataatatgtgtaatagcggtattgatatttttgtattggaatgttattaatttaagtcCGTGTCATCCAGTAGGTACCATCGTACatgttatcatattttattcagatttcacgtattttcttttgaatttagaaCATGGCTGGGTTGTTGATCTTATTGAGCATGGGATTTACCCACAGACGTAGCCAACGGTTTGTAAAGAATACAGAAATAACACAATGATTAGGGTTATCGATTTCTCAAGGCAAAATCTGGAGTTGCCACAGACGTTTCAAACAAAATCCtattgctttttttgaggggagaaaatcaaccaatgatttcttccgcctttggcgaggcgagaggagtgtcagactcttactgactaaaaaccactccattcctattcctgcttttcgagccgaagccccggtaaacccgctaggaagtcccCAGGTCCGGAAAATCTTATAGctaacattacaaaacaaacataaacttcCAGATCTTCTAAATCACAGCTTCTATTAAACTCCTATTTTATTGCTATTTCAAACGAAACAGTAACGCATCTAAAATGGCGGCTGTAATAGCAGATCATTGACGTCTTTCGCCCAAACACGTCTGTGTTCAttaaactacaaaaatataaaacatattggAGCTGCGTGAACTCGTACTTCCTCCGAATAATCGCATACTCAAGTCACcgaattgtttattaaaataattataattattaaaaaatctacaagTGCATTGTTTAGATAAGTAGGTGCttataaaagaaatagtttCATGTTCATTTACAATTGTGCATAGGTAGTTGGAGAACAATAGGtatcgattaaaataatttaattttaatatcattactGTATGATGCTGTAtgaatattgataaataatcaaCGTCAATTACTTAGGACAATAATTAGACAATCTCTCtgcatttttttctttcaattaatacctaattatgttAAACACAGTCAATTCTCATGCTATTCCTCAATCAATCAATACATCTTTTCTTCAGTCTTTCTCCCCGTTTTTTATCAAAGCCCCAAAATCTATCATCTAACTGAATATGAAACTTAGGTAGGGTAGGTATAGTTCTATCTACAGCCCAATAATTTCCTCAAACTCTTCATGAATACTGCTAAAATATAGTTTAGTATATAAAACCAAGGTTCATGAATGTAGAAAGCGATGCAGGCAGCACATGTAACATACGACTATTTCTGTCCGCAGCGTGCTCCGGCGCATGCCTGAAATAACTCGGTTTCATCATAACATACAATCGAGTTGCCtacagctttttattttcatactatACGAGCGTTGGATCGGAATGCAGAGGATAGGATAATGTTAACAATGAGGTGATTGGTTTTGTAGCTTGGAGGTGATTTTGTAGTTAGATAACCTGTAAGGAAGGCAGGGTTATTTAGTTTTAGGAAGATTTGCTAATAGTGTTAGCTGACGTCACAGCTCTCcttcccattttttttaagggggaaatcatccaacgtctgatcccgccttgagcgaggcgagagggatatTCAGAggtttactgactaaaaaccacccgttcttacttctgcccttcgagccggatccccgataaacccgctaggcagtccgcagctccagatcaacTGGAAGTAATCCTAATCTCCTCTGTCAAATTAGTAAAATATCAACAACATCAAGAAAATAAATCTACCATCTACTTCCACGTACTTAATCAGTATAATCCTGCACATTCCGGAAACTTctcaaaaaaggtaaaaataaaaacaacatctaAGACAATCATAAATGATTCATATTCCAGACCTTGCCACGATACGTAGGTACTGATAAACTGCTATAAAAGTGCAGTGGACAATGCATAATGTTGCAGGTAACAATTAATGCCTGGCCGCGCCGGCGCCGACCTCCGACCGGCGACCACTGCGCATGCGACGGCAACTTTTCTACCATTTAAGGCACTCGCAGACCCTGATAACGTTTTCACAAGTACGAAGTGTTAACGCCTGTCTGTTCGCGTTTAAATCacaattaaaactttaacaCTTATTCgacattttattttggaaataaaatgaaataaattctaCTTCAGACGTATtcagattcatttaatggttacttaacccagtcctcagcgATTGTTTGtctaacaaaatcgttactaatgaaatagtttaagtaatcattaaatgtctctgagtacggcagttagttggTTTATTTAATATCCGCTTCAATAATCTGCAAATCGCATGAAACGTACCTAATCCCGTAGTTTTCTTAGCCACCATCTCGAACCATGTCATTTTCTCGAACCATGTCTTACGTGACAGAAATTCTATAGGCATACAATAACAACTGTTGTTGAATCGATTTAggcaaaaaaaattaagtaacgaCCATGTGATAAACTTCACTAGTTAGTGCAGATTTAGGTACCTCCTTAGATAACGAATATGTAGGATTCTTTCCTCAACGTCTAGATACAGTAGATATCTGTATACTATATACAGCTACAATAGGACCACGGAATTTTCCAATTTATGACAAGTCGCGTACAAGGCGCctatttaattaacattactTGTCATTCCCACTTACATAATTACGTGTATTCGCGAAACGTATCCTGTTTACTCAAGCATATTGTTGCCATCTTGCAACACATTATACGTTGCAGCCATATGTTCTAGAGCCTTGTAATGCTTtatatagttaatttagtattattgtACTGGAATGGACAACTAGGCAATAGGCATGTGGCGCGTCGACTTGCCAATCAGTGGACTATTCTATGACTAAGcgatgaaaatattttctttatggtTCTATAGGCCTTCAGGCATGTAAATGATCAGTTGATTAAGGCAAACTAGCATGTGCTAATCTCAAATAACTTAGACAAATcaaattctaattatttatttgtaaacataggTTATATACAGTTGTTTGAATGATTGACATATAGTGCAATGCAGTAAGACCATCTATGTTTTGCGTAAAGAATACAAATTCATGTGGTAAGTAGATATGttgttttaaagaaacaaaagaagaatacgatgatagttattttaaatacataggtaaAAGAATGCTTTTAAATACGTAGCTAAAGGACAATAAACAAGGACGTGCATTACAAGAAGTGATTTTTTAGAAAAGTGTAGCGGTCTAATGTCTAATGTATGTAGTTGGAAAATTACACGGttacatagttatttttttcgTATCTGAAGACAAGCTGGACATCGAAGGAACCTCGAGTTTTCTTTAGAAACCTGGTTCTCATATTTCTTACATTCCTTCGTTCAATACAATATGTGAAGTCGTACTACCACTTAAATAAGTCAGGCAAGCAACGACACAGGTACTAAGTATAACAACAATGAtgaaatactatattttatttatacctgtaaCTTATATAATGTAATCAAAAATCAGAATAACGACTTAATAATCCgagaaattgtttttatttcacttaaatTGTTACGATAGCATCGTAACTGTAGATATGTCAATGTAATAATAAGGGTCGAGCGGCCATGTTTGGCGCGGTGCAAGTTTTTCCCGCGCTGACTCATACGGCCCAGCTACCAGTCTTGTATGGCATTTACAAACTTGTAGCAATTAAAACGTAATATTTAAGCGATTATTTATCCAcagtttatataataaatattattttcgtttattaAATTGATCTCGTTATAAAGGTGAACTTCCAATATATCGGTTacacataaaattttatgtttttgcacGCTTACCTACTTCATGTTCTTGTTGCCAATTAATTAGTTTGTAATCGTAACCTGGATTCcgaaaacagtttttttaaataaagaatttaagaaACGCAATCCATACATTTCTTTTTCTCATGGACATAAACACGAATGACAAAAAAGTTTAAGAATTAAGTCATTTATTGAAACAGTCATCTTAATAACAACTAAAAACTACTGAATCTTCCTATGATACTCGGGCGTTGCATTGCCATAGTCTTGCAGATTAAAAAGCGTAGATCTATTGGTTACCATGTACTTGAGGAAATCTTGTATGTGTGTCAGAACATGCTGCAGGGACTTCTCGTCCAAAGCCGTGTAGGCCAACATTGGCCCCATTTTGGCGAACAACCGCAACAAATGTATGGAGCCATATATTTGGGCCATCGGCGTGTCAGGGTACTCTTGTAAAATCTCGCTGTACTGGGGTCTCTCGAACTTGTAAAGGAGTTGGGAGCCGAGGGTTGCATTGAAATACTCTTTGATTCCTTCTGTGATGTCGAGTAGTACGGATTCTTTAGCCTGGTTGTGAGATTTGCTAGATTTCTTAAATGCTAGGTAGTTGTCCACTATTTGTGAGACGGTGAGCTTGGCCGGCAGGATGGCCAACTTCTGCTGGCGTGTGATCACGTCCCAGTCGTCCACCAGCCACACTTTCAGCTCCTCAGGGATTTTGATCTTCACCTCAACCTTCGCTAAGTACTGCTCTTCAGATTCAATGGACAGGTCTAGGCGGCCGCGCTTCTTCCTGTAATTTGgataagtttatatttaatctACTGATTTCTAAGTATGAAATAGAATATGGATTAAGataattataaatcataaaataaactttcataAAAGTATGTTAGTAGAAAATGCACTAAGCAACATGCAAAAAGACAGCAAAATGCAGGAAAAAATACAGGCACACATGTAAATAACTCATGCAATTCTTATCatgcaaataaaaaagtgaaCATGCAATCAGCCCTGAGAATGTTAGAATATCTTCATCTCCTTTTTCCAGCGTCAAGAGTCCTACATCATGCAGAGTGCCTAAtccgagtttgttttacttttaacgagAACAAAGCAATAGCAcgttgggcgctctgattggttggtttattcacgCCGGCGCACGCGAACGctgtctcgtttcgttttcgttcaacataatgcaaactcgtactaggggtACAGGTTAGGATTATTTTTCAATGACAATATTACCATAATCAGCatgctattataaaaataataaaaaaccatgcagcataatataataaacaaagaaCGTAAAAATTTCAAAACAAGCAAAGTTATTACCAAAAAGCAAGCATGCAATGAACCATATTAAAGGAAATGTGCACATAAATTACTattaaacttataacacccACTGTTCATCACTTGTAAATCCCATTTCGGCAATTATAAAGTACTTTGGAAAACTTAAACTCTCAATAATATTCTGCTTGGCAGCCCACTGGCAAAGTGACGACCACACACTCAATGAAGCCgagttttattcaattaaattctatttggtaatttaatttataaatgattttaGTTACTTAATAGAAATCTATTTATTAATGATATCTACCTAACCTACACATTTGGTAATATGAAATTATCAATTAGAATCTTGAATTTGACTTAATCGGAAAATAATGTGCACATTTACTAAATTGCattgaaaattacattaattaataattacctaattaccATTGGTAAAATGGGCTGAACAGAATTCGAAgggtaaataaacacaaaagagAGGTGAATAGATGTTTTAGAAAATACTCCAACATCTATTCACACTTCTTTCGTATCTAATCACCCCTAATTCAAAAACCCCAACACCAAGCTATTTACGCTACAACTAGCGCCATCTACTAGATTTCGTTGTTACTTTTACAAGATTTTATGTTACCACAAGACAACATCTCTCTCTAGCAACTTGAACTCTAATTTTACTGCATTAGTGAAGTAAAtccatgtaaaatattataaaatatttaaaatattatatatttttgtctgtGATATGCTCTTAATTGAGTGTGCAAACCATgcagtaatatttaaaaactaagtttgaaattagttttatgAGAATGCTCTTCAATTAAATAGTAGTAAAGTCTACTAGTTCAATACTACCTAGTTGTTTAATACTTTAACAATGCATAAGCCAAGATCGATAATTAATTTGGCCGCTAAAAGCACTTTCATAACAAGCCTTATCCCAATATAATTATGAAGAAAACAGAACTCACTTAGGCTGATCAGAGCCGGAGTCCGCTGGAGTATCTTTACTCTGTGTCTTGGTCGCCTTCGCTGGAGTAGGAGTCGGTTCCACTTCCTTTCCTGGAATGACAcagaaacttaaataatttaactgcatcctcacacctttaatccccaaggaagtaggcagaggtacacattacggcatacttttcaccatttgtgctataagtcccatttttttatacatttatatttgtatatttattttattgaatagacTGGTACAAAAACCCCCATTACACTTCtcaataaatactaaaaattaaaagtgaGAAATGTAATAGCGGATGAGCCTATAATTTTTGGGCCGGAatatcatcctatgacttctcccgccttggacaaaGCTTGGAGgggtgtcagacacttactgactaaaaaccaccctgttcctactcctgtttctcAAGCCAAAACCCCAGTAACCCACTAAGCAGTCTGAACCTCCGGATACACTTTGTAGTGTaaagatatacatatgtaccaTCAAACTATTTACCTGCAGGAGTAGAAGCCCTGGATTCCTCTCGTGCTGGTGTAGCACTAGCTGCTGGCTCTGATTTGCGGCCTTTGGCAGGAGCTGGAATTTTTTGTAGATAGGATGtagcaataaattttaatataatatgtcacTTCAAATATAGTTAGTTACTGACACCCGAATACTGTAATGCtactaaattttaaattgtacttgaATATTGTGCATTCTCTTTCATTACAGGGACTACTAGTTAAAGTCTGCTAGACTAGTGCTAGTCTAGCAgacatttgaatatttaaccATAAGATGAACTATTATGTGATAATTGCTATCATATCAATTTGTTATAATAGTATGGTTTAGTTTGTAATGACTTTATATCACAAAGATATGTTAACGGAGTCattgaaataatgaaaaatttgaTACTACAATAGACAATAGAGAAACCACTTATGATATCTGGACACAAACTTACTTTTTTTAGTCTTAGTTGGCTGTGCCGAATGAGCTCGCTGGACTTCCTTCTGCCGCTGCACGTTAGCCTCATTGTATTTCAGCACACGACTCTCCGGGACCCACTCGTCCCAGCTAAAATTGCACAAATTATGATCGTATCGACATCCAACAGGTTATATAGCTTTACATAATCAATACTTCAATCAATGTACAATGATTAAGATAAAACTTACTTTTTGTTCCATCCCGCGTAATGTATGAGGTACCTCACGTGTTTATCTTTTGTAACAGAACTTTTGAGACAT contains:
- the LOC118274222 gene encoding mortality factor 4-like protein 1 is translated as MAPKLKFADGEKVLCFHGPLIYEAKCLKSSVTKDKHVRYLIHYAGWNKNWDEWVPESRVLKYNEANVQRQKEVQRAHSAQPTKTKKTPAKGRKSEPAASATPAREESRASTPAGKEVEPTPTPAKATKTQSKDTPADSGSDQPKKKRGRLDLSIESEEQYLAKVEVKIKIPEELKVWLVDDWDVITRQQKLAILPAKLTVSQIVDNYLAFKKSSKSHNQAKESVLLDITEGIKEYFNATLGSQLLYKFERPQYSEILQEYPDTPMAQIYGSIHLLRLFAKMGPMLAYTALDEKSLQHVLTHIQDFLKYMVTNRSTLFNLQDYGNATPEYHRKIQ